The Calditrichota bacterium genome segment GACATTTCTCCGTTGCACATCCGGGCGTTCCCGAAGAAGATCAAAAACCTTTACCAGCGCCGGAAACCGATTAATCCCCCGCCATTTGGAATACAGGTTTACGAATTCCGCCGCCTCCCGGGCATATTTTGAGACGGCCTGCAGCTCCCAGTGTTTGACAATATTAGGAATAAAACATTCCTTGTGTTTGAGCTCCATCGTGTCAAATGCACATCCATCGGAATCAATTCCGACAAAATAATCGTGTTTGGGTTTAAATTCCGCCAGCGGTTTTTGTGCTTCAGAAATCATTCCACATTCTCCTCATGTTTTTAGACACTTCTTTCCGGCTTTACTGGAATTTTTGTGGATTTGTTTTCACAAAATTTGACAAATAAAATTCTTTGTCGAACAGAAAACATTCATTCTTCCAAAGAAGGTTTATAGGACATCCCTTCCGGTTGCTTTGAAAACCTGAATTCGGGAAATTCGAAATTTTCTCTGGTTTAGCCCAATAGTCTATTGGGCTAAAGCCCATTTTAAGGAAAAGCCTCTTTGGCCACGACCTGAAGGTCGTGGCAAGTCAGGTTTCCGGATTCTTGTGCCTGTTCAAAAAGACTCGATCCTAATGCACCCCTCATTTGCTCAAATTTTTAAAACAATTGAAAGGGTTCCCGTTATTTCTAACCCCGCTTCCCTTATTAGAATTAGAATACGCATTTATTAAAAGCTGTTTCAACGAGTTCAGTTTTTTTGAATTGCCACGACCTTCAGGTCGTGGATGAAATTGAAATCAAATACCCTCCGGGCTTTAGCCCAATGATTCATAAAAATATTGAACTGGTGCCCTAAAAAACAGAACACAACTCTTTTTCTCGACTCAGGGGGTGGATTGAAAACCAAAATCCCCCATTGCATTTTTAACCCTTTTACCGATAGGCTTGAGGCACATAGGCCGGAAGTTTTTTTTCAGCAAAGACGGGTTGAAATCGGGTGAAGCGTTGAATGCCATTCACAATGGGGATGCTCACCCACTCGCTGCCAATCAGAGGCCGGGCGTACGCCACAAACTCATCTGTGACGTCAATCCGGTTCTCCGCCAGCCAATTCTTCGGAAATTTACGTTCCGAGTTCGCGACCTTTTCCAGAGGAACCTGATCGAAATAGACGGAATACGTCTCTCCGGGATGTCGCAAGATTGTCGCCATAAAACCGGTTTGACCCGCCCGGGCCATTTCCACCGCTTTTGCTCCCACACCGTAGGCCTCCTCCAGATCGGGAACAGACGCGTAAATCATGGCGTGTCTCTGGTCGGTGCCGGGCACCTGTCCCCGGGCCACGCCGCGCGCCTTTAATCCCACGCGATTTAAATAGTTCACCACCACCTGCTGAACCGTGGTCTGGCTGGCACTGAACTCCGTGTGACCAAAAGCATCCTTCATCTCGCCAATATTCCCAACGTCAAATCCTTCGCTTACCACGACCAAGCACCGCCCGCTGTGCGAAAGTTCCCGGTTCACATTGTCCGCCAATTCTTCCAGCGAAAGCCCCGATTCCGGCATGTAGATTTGCAGGGGCATCTCCCGATTCGGGTCGCCCAGGCGAACCGCCGCCGGGATGAATCCGATCTTTCGTCCCATGACCTGAATCACCAGCACGGGATCGGACGGGCTGGAGCCCCGATTTTCCTCGTTGGCATTCTGAATGGCGTACGCCCAGTAGCGGGCCACACTGCCGTAGCCCGGCGTGTGATCGATGAGCCGAAAGGCCGAATCCCCCACATCGTTGTCAATGGTTTTCGGAATCCCAACAGCCACCAATTCGACCCCCTCTTCAGCCGCCAGTACACTCACCTTGTGAGCCGTATCCATGGAATCGTTCCCGCCGATGTAAAAAAAGTACCCCACATCGTGCGCACGAAATACCTCCAGAATGCGTTCAAAATCCCCTTTTTGATGCGCCTTCAATTTATAGCGGCAGGTTCCAATGGAACCCGCCGCGGGAGTGGTACGCAAGAGAGCAATTTCTTCCCGCGACTGCACTGAAAGATTCAACAATTCCTCTTTTAAAACCCCTTCAATTCCGTGGAATCCCCCGTAAATGGTTCCGAACATTTCGGGGTATTTTTGACAGGTTTCAACTACACCCCGCAGCGAATTGTTAATCACCGGCGTCGGTCCGCCGGATTGAGCCACTACCACGTTTTTGGGCTTTTTCATAAAACGCGCTCCTCCTCTACCTCGCCGTCTTTTTTCAAATAGTTTCTACCCGACATCTTTCAGTTGTTGCCAAAACGTTTTCCCAAAAGCCGCAGATCCCCTTCAGCCACACGTCCTGATTCTGTCAATCCCGTCCGAAAAAGATCAGGCCTCTCCAGCCTGACTATTTCTTCAAACGAAACAATTTCTCCCCGGCGTGGGGAATCACCAAAATCCCCTCATCTTCCCGATCCAGAAAGTCCTCAATGCGAATCGTCCGAAAATCGCGAAAACCGAGATTGACCCTTTCACACCGCTCTTTTGGAATCTGCGTGGCAAGGGTTACCTGGACGCGTGGTTTTTCCACCCCGTTTTCAAACGTTCCCACTCCCCGAACGTGCGTGGAATGCGCTTTAATTGTCCCCGGCACCCAGGCAAACTTCTCCGCCTGCTTCAAAAAATAATCCCGAACGTGGTATCCCACCTG includes the following:
- a CDS encoding diphosphate--fructose-6-phosphate 1-phosphotransferase yields the protein MKKPKNVVVAQSGGPTPVINNSLRGVVETCQKYPEMFGTIYGGFHGIEGVLKEELLNLSVQSREEIALLRTTPAAGSIGTCRYKLKAHQKGDFERILEVFRAHDVGYFFYIGGNDSMDTAHKVSVLAAEEGVELVAVGIPKTIDNDVGDSAFRLIDHTPGYGSVARYWAYAIQNANEENRGSSPSDPVLVIQVMGRKIGFIPAAVRLGDPNREMPLQIYMPESGLSLEELADNVNRELSHSGRCLVVVSEGFDVGNIGEMKDAFGHTEFSASQTTVQQVVVNYLNRVGLKARGVARGQVPGTDQRHAMIYASVPDLEEAYGVGAKAVEMARAGQTGFMATILRHPGETYSVYFDQVPLEKVANSERKFPKNWLAENRIDVTDEFVAYARPLIGSEWVSIPIVNGIQRFTRFQPVFAEKKLPAYVPQAYR